The window TACCAGCAATACAAAGTAGCCAGCAGTAACTTGAATAACCGCTAATAAAACCCAACCAAGACCTAATTTATAGGCTACACCAGGACCTGATAAAAACGTAGAAGCAGAACCATAAGTAGACATAAGGGTGATTGCAAGAATTACACCACTAACTTTTCTATCTGCTAAATAATATTTTTCAAAAAAAGTTCCATTATTTTTATTAATATTTAATTTATTTAAAATAAGCGGAAGAAGTATTATAGTTAAAAATATTACAGAAAACAATAAAATTACTTTAATATTATTTACGTTATTCATATTATTTTAAATCCTCAGAAATATCTTCACTAAATATTTTTCTACAAAATAAAATTAGTAGTAATATTACAAAAATACTTGTTACAACTGAACTATAAAAAAACCATTCTGGTATTCCTAAGATATACTTATAATCTTTAACTTCAATATCAGCATATCTTATGTATGCAAAATAATACCATAAAGAAAAGTGTATGAATACTAAAATCAAAGCATATACATAATCTTTATTTTTATTCATCTTCTAACCCCGTTATATTTGAAAAAATTGTATAAAGTTTAAGATAATATTCTTTCATTAAATCTATAAATATACTTCCCAAAAGCATACCAGCCAAAACGTCTGTAAAATAATGAGCCCCAAGAACTAACCTTGAAAATCCTATTAATATAATTGATACAGTAAAAAGTTTTTTCAATAGATTTTTTTTGTTAATAACAAATATTAAAGCCATAAAGAAAACTACAACTACAACAGAATGCCCACTAGGAAAACTTCCACCAGAAAAAACATCTGGTAGTGGTCTAACTCTACCAATA of the Gemella sp. zg-570 genome contains:
- a CDS encoding YhdT family protein, with amino-acid sequence MNKNKDYVYALILVFIHFSLWYYFAYIRYADIEVKDYKYILGIPEWFFYSSVVTSIFVILLLILFCRKIFSEDISEDLK
- a CDS encoding phosphatase PAP2 family protein — encoded protein: MKNIKILTYAKIIFFILLMAIAIIYPKNLFDFILTDMITSIFKNSIFLTLAKFISHLLHDKILLLLMGILGIFLFFIKEYKKSIFILGSAFFSASITLILKHIIGRVRPLPDVFSGGSFPSGHSVVVVVFFMALIFVINKKNLLKKLFTVSIILIGFSRLVLGAHYFTDVLAGMLLGSIFIDLMKEYYLKLYTIFSNITGLEDE